Proteins from a single region of Vibrio sp. DW001:
- a CDS encoding VOC family protein, which produces MKQSIIHIALVVRDYDEAIDFYVNKLQFELVEDTYQPEQDKRWVVVSPPGSNGVTLLLARASKAEQHNFVGNQSGGRVFLFLNTDDFWRDYNRMIEAGIKFVRPPQEQDYGVVAVFEDLYGNLWDLLELNENHPMSVRMAHQ; this is translated from the coding sequence ATGAAACAATCAATTATTCATATAGCATTAGTCGTTAGGGACTATGACGAAGCTATCGATTTTTACGTTAACAAGTTGCAATTCGAACTAGTCGAAGATACCTATCAGCCAGAGCAAGACAAGCGCTGGGTTGTCGTTTCTCCACCTGGCTCTAACGGTGTCACACTGCTGCTTGCACGAGCGTCAAAGGCAGAACAGCATAACTTTGTTGGAAACCAGTCTGGAGGGCGTGTATTTCTATTCTTGAACACGGATGATTTTTGGCGTGATTACAATAGAATGATAGAGGCTGGGATCAAATTTGTTAGGCCTCCCCAAGAACAAGATTACGGTGTGGTCGCCGTGTTCGAAGATCTTTATGGAAACCTTTGGGATTTACTCGAACTGAATGAAAATCACCCTATGTCAGTAAGAATGGCACATCAATAA
- the yciH gene encoding stress response translation initiation inhibitor YciH produces the protein MSLVYSTEIGRIKPEEQKVNRPTGDGIVRIQKQTKGRKGKGVCIVTGLDFDDTALKLVAAELKKVCGCGGSVKDGTIEIQGDNREKIKAHLEKKGFTVKLAGG, from the coding sequence ATGTCTCTTGTATATTCAACAGAAATCGGCCGAATTAAACCAGAAGAACAAAAAGTAAACCGTCCAACGGGTGATGGTATCGTAAGGATACAGAAACAGACCAAAGGGCGAAAAGGCAAGGGTGTTTGTATTGTCACTGGGCTTGATTTCGATGATACAGCACTAAAGTTAGTCGCAGCAGAGCTCAAAAAGGTTTGTGGCTGCGGCGGTTCGGTAAAAGATGGGACCATAGAGATACAAGGTGACAATCGTGAGAAAATTAAGGCTCACTTAGAGAAAAAAGGTTTCACAGTTAAATTGGCGGGTGGTTGA
- a CDS encoding DUF3319 domain-containing protein, with protein MATTFHRGYSIQSGADKDVWHVRIKKQILSGNLPAVKKSVDWWCDTATIIDPIEFASLAPKKEEEVTEQHEEYNGQLLKSDSGAKNSWYCFFNGKLIKGSKDAIKKHIDKHVAVAAIRKK; from the coding sequence ATGGCTACGACGTTTCATAGAGGATACAGCATTCAATCCGGTGCTGATAAAGATGTTTGGCATGTCAGGATTAAAAAGCAGATTTTGTCTGGTAATTTGCCAGCGGTTAAGAAATCGGTAGATTGGTGGTGCGATACCGCGACCATTATAGATCCTATCGAATTCGCGTCTCTCGCGCCTAAAAAAGAAGAAGAAGTAACTGAGCAACATGAAGAGTACAATGGCCAACTATTAAAAAGTGACAGTGGAGCTAAAAACTCTTGGTACTGTTTTTTTAATGGCAAGCTTATTAAGGGCTCTAAAGATGCTATCAAAAAGCATATCGATAAACACGTCGCGGTAGCGGCAATAAGAAAGAAATAA
- a CDS encoding tyrosine-type recombinase/integrase yields the protein MKKNIPPITDIIVRDVSRKKYNNHVVKDDINQLTDTQYSPSSVLAMTTDWNRFVSFCEAKHVNALPASITAIRMFLEYESRERKFASIRRYSITIGTIHKLHGYPVPTAHRQIQFTLSQLRLQKQGDARQANALTTKHLDSLDELLSRDNTLRGHRDLAIYYVMFECALKRTNLKNLQLNDVDQIDNQWCVSLNDMTYKLSDKAGSALFNWIQFLTGSQGYLFRRIDKHNNIGMHQLDDSSIYRILRRASDLLGLANHYRFTGQSARVGATQELERQGYNIRDIQDFGRWLSPAMPAQYLQMKRVAENEMTKYKVIKPWD from the coding sequence ATCAAGAAAAACATTCCCCCAATCACGGATATCATAGTGCGTGATGTAAGTAGAAAAAAATATAATAATCATGTAGTTAAAGATGACATTAATCAGTTAACAGACACACAATATTCCCCTAGTTCTGTGCTTGCTATGACAACCGACTGGAATAGATTTGTTTCGTTTTGTGAAGCAAAACATGTTAACGCCCTGCCAGCATCCATTACAGCAATACGTATGTTTCTCGAGTATGAGTCTAGAGAGCGTAAGTTCGCCTCCATAAGACGTTACAGCATCACTATTGGCACCATACATAAACTACATGGCTATCCAGTCCCGACAGCACATCGCCAAATACAATTTACTCTGTCGCAATTAAGGCTTCAGAAACAAGGTGATGCAAGGCAAGCAAACGCCCTGACAACAAAACACCTTGATTCATTAGATGAGTTATTGAGTCGGGATAATACGTTACGGGGTCACCGTGATCTTGCGATTTATTACGTCATGTTTGAGTGCGCTTTGAAAAGAACAAACCTAAAGAACCTACAATTGAACGATGTAGATCAGATTGACAATCAGTGGTGTGTGAGCTTGAATGACATGACATACAAATTGAGTGACAAAGCTGGTTCTGCCCTATTTAATTGGATTCAATTTCTCACGGGATCGCAAGGGTACCTTTTCCGTCGCATAGACAAACACAACAACATTGGAATGCATCAGCTAGATGACTCTTCAATTTATCGGATCCTTCGAAGAGCAAGTGATTTGTTGGGTTTGGCCAACCACTACAGATTTACAGGACAGTCAGCCCGAGTAGGTGCAACTCAAGAGCTTGAAAGACAGGGCTACAATATCAGGGATATCCAAGATTTCGGTCGCTGGCTTAGCCCTGCAATGCCAGCGCAATATTTACAAATGAAGCGTGTAGCGGAAAACGAAATGACGAAATATAAAGTGATTAAACCTTGGGATTAA
- a CDS encoding D-alanine--D-alanine ligase, producing MNKTSILLLCGGGSSEHEVSLVSAAYLLDQLQKQPEFEVHFVEITKDAWLLDGAHVNLDINKKALILTTGVIKIDYIVPCVHGYPGETGDLQSMFELAGIPYFGCGAQASTNSFNKITSKLWYDAIGIPNTPYLFLVNADQKSLDKASQAFDKFGKVFVKAACQGSSVGCYSVTKKSELVEAIESAFHYSDQVLIEKSVKPRELEVAAYEYQGALFVTKPGEVIAPDNAFYTYEEKYSADSHSHTEVEASNLSAQQLSDIEMFSRTVFNQMKLKDLSRIDFFLTEENELLLNEVNTFPGMTPISMFPKMVEHNGHQFSEFLASAIKSALNPKV from the coding sequence ATGAATAAAACATCTATTCTTCTCTTATGTGGTGGTGGTTCTTCAGAGCATGAAGTCTCTTTGGTATCTGCGGCTTATTTATTGGATCAACTTCAGAAACAACCAGAGTTCGAAGTCCACTTTGTGGAAATAACCAAAGATGCGTGGCTGCTTGATGGTGCTCATGTCAATTTGGATATCAATAAGAAAGCGTTAATATTGACTACTGGTGTAATCAAAATTGACTATATTGTACCGTGTGTACATGGATACCCAGGTGAAACGGGCGACCTTCAGTCAATGTTCGAACTTGCTGGTATTCCTTATTTTGGTTGTGGGGCACAAGCGAGCACGAATAGCTTCAATAAAATCACCTCTAAACTATGGTACGACGCGATTGGGATCCCGAATACACCCTATTTATTTCTGGTTAATGCTGACCAGAAATCATTAGATAAAGCCTCCCAAGCTTTTGATAAATTTGGGAAAGTCTTTGTTAAAGCAGCATGTCAGGGATCGTCTGTTGGCTGTTACAGTGTAACTAAAAAAAGCGAATTGGTAGAAGCTATTGAATCTGCTTTTCATTATTCCGATCAGGTTCTCATCGAAAAATCGGTCAAACCGCGAGAATTGGAAGTTGCGGCGTATGAATATCAAGGGGCACTATTTGTCACTAAGCCTGGCGAGGTGATTGCACCGGACAATGCCTTTTACACTTATGAAGAGAAATATAGCGCAGATAGTCATTCTCATACTGAAGTTGAAGCAAGCAATCTTTCGGCGCAGCAGTTATCGGATATTGAAATGTTTAGCAGAACCGTATTTAATCAAATGAAATTGAAGGACTTATCTCGCATCGATTTCTTCTTAACCGAAGAGAATGAACTCTTGTTGAATGAGGTTAATACTTTTCCTGGAATGACTCCGATCTCTATGTTTCCTAAAATGGTTGAACATAACGGGCATCAGTTCAGTGAATTTTTAGCCAGCGCGATAAAAAGCGCACTTAATCCCAAGGTTTAA
- a CDS encoding SPOR domain-containing protein, with product MRNISIIALSILLTACSSGEMITDVTSESHQEEYKTKPMVEPMKESTVMESDVGVTAVAQQQVVKAQASQPKPSTATRSSSKMIKILPPTQKQEAKMMRFGYTIQVMAVSSSQKALSYANQLPEAHPVWEHHKQVKGTDWYAVLYGDYATKSEAKAAIQTLPKYFRDLKPFVKSLDEIKNSSYPKLVKIK from the coding sequence ATGAGAAATATTTCTATTATTGCTTTGTCTATTTTGCTTACCGCTTGTTCATCTGGTGAAATGATCACCGATGTAACGAGTGAGAGTCATCAAGAAGAGTATAAAACTAAACCAATGGTCGAACCGATGAAAGAGTCGACTGTAATGGAATCCGATGTCGGGGTTACCGCTGTAGCACAACAACAGGTTGTTAAAGCACAAGCCTCTCAACCCAAGCCGTCTACTGCCACGCGTTCTAGTAGCAAGATGATCAAAATCTTGCCGCCGACTCAAAAGCAAGAAGCAAAGATGATGCGTTTTGGCTACACCATACAAGTTATGGCCGTAAGCAGTTCTCAGAAAGCGTTGAGTTATGCAAACCAGTTACCAGAAGCGCATCCGGTTTGGGAGCATCACAAACAGGTGAAAGGAACAGATTGGTATGCGGTTTTATATGGTGATTATGCTACTAAGTCTGAAGCGAAAGCCGCAATTCAAACGTTACCTAAGTATTTCAGAGACTTAAAACCCTTTGTTAAAAGCCTAGACGAGATTAAAAACTCCTCTTATCCGAAGTTGGTTAAGATAAAGTAA
- a CDS encoding bifunctional acetate--CoA ligase family protein/GNAT family N-acetyltransferase — protein sequence MNNISKLLKPTSIAVIGASNRPFRAGEVVMNNLLKGGFQGAIMPVTPKYKAVCGVLAYPSIDKLPITPDIAVLCTNASRNVDIFKQLAEKKVSAAIVLSSDMHITNNDGETIEQQCLAIAKANGIRVLGANSLGLILPWLNLNASFSPVSAAKGNIAFVSQSAAVCTTILDWANDKDIGFSAFVSIGNGSDIDVAELLDHLCTDSKTAAILLYIDSIKDARQFMSAARAASRNRRILVLKGGRTHAGRRAAQRHTGGNDTLDIIYDSAISRTGMLRVKNTHELFAAVETLTHAVPLRGERLGIITNGGGPSIMAVDTLLERGGKLAELSNETIEKLDQALPPAWSKSNPIDMIGDADKSRYVNSVNALLDSDDIDALLIMHSPSAIAHSIETAQAIIDCVKAHPRHKRFNILTNWSGEKTAREARLLFTQAGIPTYRTPESAVVAYMHLVEYRRNQKQLIETPTSSEQIDVKNKQQARSWIETKLANQFESELTKQHSSEISSENVANTLVLDTHEITPLLSNYKFTVLETWIAQEPSEAVQIADTIGYPVAVKLRSPDIAHKSDVHGVVLNLRNPIEVQTAAQSVLDGVQLNYPSANVHGLLVQAMASRIGAYELRVKVKTDATFGPVIMLGEGGSEWDESIDAAVGILPLNMALARYLIIRAIKGHTIRPQKTSNLDIDLLCDFLVRLSQMIIDNPQIHELDIHPLLVGHKSLTILDADLTLKPFTGDPHQRLAIRPYPVELEEYVTLKSGEEVKLRPILPEDEPAHASFINNVSKEDLYKRFFTEVGELNHEALSNLTQIDFNREIAFVAVTQKGEILGVSRALINPDNTDAEFAILIRSDLKGCGLGRILMTRIIDFCKNKGTKQMSGMTMPTNRGMLTLAQKLGFELDVQFEDGTADMLLILN from the coding sequence ATGAATAATATTTCAAAACTGCTTAAACCGACTTCTATCGCGGTTATCGGAGCATCAAACCGACCTTTTAGGGCTGGTGAAGTAGTCATGAATAATCTGTTAAAAGGCGGATTTCAGGGCGCCATTATGCCGGTTACGCCTAAATATAAGGCGGTATGTGGTGTACTTGCTTATCCCTCTATTGATAAATTACCTATTACGCCTGATATCGCCGTTCTCTGCACCAATGCGTCACGCAACGTAGACATATTTAAGCAACTAGCCGAAAAAAAGGTATCGGCAGCAATTGTACTGTCATCCGATATGCATATTACAAATAACGATGGAGAAACCATAGAACAACAGTGCCTCGCTATCGCGAAAGCGAATGGTATTCGAGTGTTAGGCGCAAACAGTTTGGGTCTTATCCTTCCTTGGTTAAACCTTAATGCCTCTTTTTCGCCTGTCAGTGCAGCGAAAGGCAACATCGCTTTTGTTTCTCAATCGGCGGCGGTTTGCACTACCATCTTAGATTGGGCAAACGACAAAGACATCGGTTTCTCTGCTTTTGTATCCATCGGTAATGGAAGTGATATCGACGTGGCTGAATTGCTTGATCATCTCTGTACCGACAGCAAAACAGCGGCGATCCTTCTCTATATAGACTCTATCAAAGATGCTCGTCAGTTCATGTCAGCTGCCCGAGCGGCCTCTCGAAATCGGCGCATATTGGTCCTTAAAGGTGGCCGAACACACGCTGGACGACGGGCTGCGCAACGTCACACCGGAGGCAACGATACGTTAGATATCATTTACGATTCGGCGATCAGTCGAACGGGTATGTTAAGAGTAAAAAACACCCATGAGTTGTTTGCAGCCGTAGAGACACTGACTCACGCGGTGCCATTAAGAGGCGAAAGACTCGGTATCATTACCAACGGAGGCGGCCCATCAATAATGGCCGTGGATACTTTGCTAGAGCGAGGTGGTAAATTGGCCGAACTCAGTAACGAAACTATTGAAAAGTTGGATCAAGCGCTTCCACCAGCATGGTCGAAAAGTAATCCCATCGATATGATCGGTGACGCAGATAAAAGTCGTTATGTGAATTCAGTAAATGCATTACTCGATAGCGATGATATTGACGCCCTTCTTATCATGCATAGCCCATCCGCAATTGCACATTCTATTGAAACGGCTCAAGCGATTATCGATTGTGTAAAAGCGCATCCACGACACAAACGCTTCAACATACTGACCAACTGGAGTGGCGAAAAAACCGCAAGGGAAGCACGACTTTTATTCACACAAGCTGGCATACCAACCTACAGAACGCCCGAAAGCGCTGTTGTCGCCTACATGCACTTAGTGGAATACAGAAGAAATCAGAAACAACTCATAGAAACGCCAACCAGTTCCGAACAGATCGATGTCAAAAACAAGCAACAAGCACGCAGTTGGATAGAAACCAAGCTTGCCAATCAGTTTGAGTCAGAACTTACAAAACAACATTCAAGCGAAATCAGCTCAGAAAATGTGGCAAATACATTGGTACTGGATACACATGAGATAACGCCATTACTGTCGAATTATAAGTTTACCGTATTGGAAACATGGATAGCACAAGAGCCTTCTGAAGCGGTTCAAATTGCAGACACCATCGGTTATCCCGTGGCCGTAAAACTTCGGTCACCAGACATCGCCCATAAATCTGATGTACACGGTGTGGTTCTTAATTTACGTAATCCCATCGAGGTTCAAACCGCCGCCCAATCTGTCCTTGATGGTGTACAACTGAACTATCCTTCTGCAAATGTTCACGGTTTGTTAGTCCAAGCGATGGCAAGCCGAATTGGAGCCTATGAATTAAGGGTTAAGGTCAAGACAGACGCCACCTTTGGCCCCGTAATTATGCTGGGCGAAGGGGGATCTGAATGGGATGAAAGTATAGATGCGGCTGTTGGTATCCTACCTTTAAACATGGCGTTAGCGAGATATCTTATTATCCGCGCCATTAAAGGACACACGATAAGGCCCCAGAAAACCAGCAATCTTGACATCGATCTACTGTGCGACTTTTTAGTCCGACTTTCTCAAATGATCATCGACAACCCACAGATCCATGAACTGGATATCCATCCCCTTCTTGTTGGGCACAAGTCACTAACCATATTAGATGCAGACCTGACTCTAAAGCCGTTTACAGGTGACCCACACCAACGATTAGCTATCCGCCCTTACCCGGTAGAATTGGAAGAATATGTGACCCTAAAAAGTGGCGAAGAAGTCAAACTTCGCCCTATCCTGCCCGAAGACGAACCCGCTCACGCCTCCTTTATTAATAATGTGTCTAAGGAAGATCTCTACAAACGCTTCTTTACTGAAGTGGGTGAGTTGAATCATGAGGCGTTATCCAATCTAACCCAAATAGATTTCAACCGAGAGATTGCTTTTGTTGCCGTCACCCAAAAAGGTGAGATATTGGGTGTGTCTAGAGCGTTAATTAACCCAGATAATACCGATGCAGAATTTGCTATCCTGATCCGTTCTGATCTTAAAGGCTGTGGTTTAGGCCGAATATTAATGACAAGGATCATCGACTTTTGTAAAAACAAAGGCACAAAGCAAATGTCAGGTATGACAATGCCTACTAATAGAGGGATGTTAACTCTGGCACAAAAACTTGGTTTTGAACTCGACGTTCAATTTGAGGATGGGACTGCTGATATGTTATTGATTCTTAATTGA
- a CDS encoding 5-oxoprolinase subunit PxpA yields MSIEQLSINCDMGESFGHWKMGEDEEVMPWIDMANIACGFHASDPNIMSQTIQLALKHSVKIGAHPSYNDIQGFGRRSIAHTEAEVTHLVLYQLGAIKALAELHQAKVEYVKPHGALYNDMMRSPAIFRAIAKAAQVYSLPLMILSTSENQQYLEMADDFNVPLLFEAFADRTYSDNGQLSPRDHPKAVIHNSDDIYYQVMQIAKYGSVTTVTGQPLAVQADTVCIHSDNPYSIACIRKIRESIANL; encoded by the coding sequence ATGAGTATTGAACAGTTATCAATTAACTGTGACATGGGTGAAAGCTTTGGCCATTGGAAAATGGGTGAAGATGAAGAAGTTATGCCATGGATAGACATGGCGAATATCGCCTGTGGTTTTCATGCCTCCGACCCAAATATAATGTCACAAACCATTCAATTGGCACTGAAGCATTCGGTAAAAATAGGCGCTCATCCGAGTTACAACGACATTCAAGGTTTCGGACGACGTTCGATCGCCCATACAGAAGCTGAAGTCACCCACTTAGTACTCTATCAACTTGGTGCAATAAAGGCACTTGCAGAACTGCATCAGGCAAAGGTTGAGTACGTAAAACCTCATGGTGCTCTTTATAACGACATGATGCGCTCTCCGGCCATATTTAGAGCCATCGCCAAAGCCGCGCAAGTTTATTCACTACCGCTTATGATTTTGTCCACCTCGGAGAACCAGCAATACCTAGAAATGGCCGATGATTTTAATGTGCCGTTACTATTTGAAGCGTTTGCTGATAGAACCTATTCTGATAATGGGCAACTTTCCCCAAGAGATCACCCCAAAGCCGTAATACACAATAGCGACGATATCTATTATCAAGTCATGCAGATAGCAAAGTATGGAAGCGTTACGACCGTTACAGGACAACCATTAGCGGTACAAGCGGATACCGTTTGTATTCATAGTGATAATCCCTACTCTATTGCTTGTATTCGTAAAATTAGAGAATCAATTGCCAATTTATGA
- a CDS encoding allophanate hydrolase subunit 1, which translates to MLSKNFSIEAVCESSILIQFAEEINEALPPFINRVAELIYAHHTDNIMNLTPSYTTLLIDYLPYRIPEHAMLESLAQIVHQVDSFQALASDNTVILPVYYGSDVAPDLSSILRKKSLDLHTLIAKHTTPDYTICAIGFAPGFAFLSGLDSDLITPRLATPRLKVIAGSVGIADNQTAVYPSTTPGGWNIIGNCPSKLFDPESEQLSPFRIGDKVRFESITKQQYLELGGELWVI; encoded by the coding sequence ATGCTAAGTAAAAATTTTTCTATTGAAGCCGTTTGCGAATCATCCATATTGATTCAGTTTGCCGAAGAGATAAATGAGGCGTTACCTCCTTTTATCAATCGGGTCGCCGAACTCATTTATGCACACCATACCGACAACATAATGAACTTAACCCCCTCTTACACCACGCTTTTAATCGACTACCTACCTTATCGAATCCCAGAACACGCTATGTTAGAAAGCCTTGCACAAATTGTCCATCAGGTCGATTCCTTTCAAGCCTTAGCTAGCGACAACACAGTGATATTACCCGTCTATTATGGCTCTGACGTTGCACCGGATCTGAGCTCGATACTTCGCAAAAAATCATTGGATCTCCACACGCTTATCGCTAAGCATACGACGCCAGACTACACAATATGCGCAATTGGTTTTGCGCCTGGATTTGCGTTTCTTTCCGGTTTAGATAGTGACCTCATCACACCACGACTGGCAACACCAAGGCTGAAAGTGATTGCGGGTAGTGTAGGCATCGCAGACAATCAGACTGCGGTCTATCCCTCCACAACACCGGGCGGCTGGAATATAATTGGTAACTGTCCCAGTAAACTTTTTGACCCCGAAAGCGAACAGCTTTCCCCCTTTCGAATTGGGGATAAAGTGAGATTTGAATCGATAACCAAGCAACAATATCTAGAATTAGGAGGCGAGTTATGGGTTATTTAG
- a CDS encoding biotin-dependent carboxyltransferase family protein codes for MGYLEVVKPGQLSLIQDFGRYGLAPLGVTQGGPLDEYAYCWSNHLLGNHPNSATIEITLGQAEFRFTQNCMLAICGGDLQARLDDKPIRNWTSFYARRGQVLKFGLPINGLRAYLAVEGGFDIAPHLGSTSTVLREQLGGLHQDGTPLVKNDRLKYSKSSTMKPSKQLTFRFTPDYNLPLRLRLIESYQAHQFNKESKRSFYNQTYRVSQHSDRMGYRLEGSPITPPVEGIISEGIALGSVQIPPDGKPIILLNDRQTLGGYPKLGVLARIDHARIAQARPGQEVKFIRGNRRHLQDIWCAWALRFGY; via the coding sequence ATGGGTTATTTAGAGGTCGTAAAACCCGGTCAATTAAGCCTAATTCAAGACTTTGGCCGCTACGGCCTTGCACCACTAGGTGTCACACAAGGCGGACCATTAGATGAATATGCTTACTGTTGGTCGAATCACCTGCTAGGCAACCACCCAAACAGCGCCACAATAGAGATCACTCTGGGCCAAGCTGAGTTTCGATTTACCCAAAATTGCATGCTCGCGATATGTGGTGGTGATTTACAAGCAAGATTAGATGATAAACCGATCAGAAACTGGACCTCTTTCTATGCTCGTAGAGGACAGGTATTGAAGTTTGGCTTGCCAATAAACGGATTGAGAGCCTATTTGGCCGTAGAGGGTGGATTCGACATTGCTCCACATTTAGGCAGCACCAGTACAGTGTTAAGAGAACAGCTCGGTGGCCTGCATCAAGATGGTACACCTTTGGTCAAAAACGATAGACTAAAATACAGCAAATCGAGCACAATGAAGCCATCTAAACAACTGACCTTTCGCTTCACTCCCGACTACAACCTGCCTTTACGTTTACGACTGATTGAGTCTTATCAAGCACATCAATTTAACAAAGAATCAAAGCGCTCTTTTTATAACCAAACATATAGAGTTAGCCAACACAGCGACCGTATGGGGTATCGTTTAGAAGGGTCGCCGATAACACCACCCGTAGAAGGTATTATCTCTGAAGGCATCGCCTTGGGATCCGTGCAGATACCACCTGACGGTAAACCAATCATATTGCTAAACGATAGGCAAACCTTAGGTGGCTACCCTAAGTTAGGGGTACTGGCGAGGATTGATCATGCTCGAATTGCACAGGCTAGGCCTGGACAAGAAGTGAAATTTATCCGAGGTAACCGCCGTCATCTACAAGATATATGGTGTGCGTGGGCACTCAGGTTCGGATATTAA
- a CDS encoding FAD-dependent oxidoreductase, translating to MSKLTIDLKMKKIGVIGGGIGGATVAIKLAELGIETYLFERKPSLVYGPPICHLHAGGNLYREIDEQQCIDLLRQSIQSVKLFPHTINIRPTIIAIPKTDKGSPEALLPRLVSIQKHYHQMVTADGANKVLGEAQDYYKIYTREALERLKGQEQDGQPNTLDDWMLPFVNHVDLDTLKYPVVLVQEYGWSLFRLASSATMLLDKYESAHVYLSSEVTNITANRSKWVISYQQGEQNSELEVDYLINACGYETGTVDNFIKAPRSRLVEFKAAYVTQWTGISDTWPEVVFHGERGTIDGMAQLTPYADGIFQLHGMTDEITLFKDGLVYSNDDCAQPQLPEYLVYKIKKGWNEMQKRERTELAIKHISRFIPSFSEATFAGKPLYGAQQIPGMDASLRAADVSFHGSNYARIEIVKGSSAIEAALKIVEGIFSNNNTLDKILVERSSNQKETVSLDAREVEQLAIQLAIERGYPDGLAKVSGLDPLY from the coding sequence ATGAGTAAGTTAACGATAGATTTAAAAATGAAAAAAATTGGTGTGATTGGGGGAGGAATTGGAGGCGCAACTGTCGCGATAAAACTGGCTGAACTTGGAATCGAAACCTACCTGTTTGAACGCAAGCCGAGCTTAGTTTATGGCCCACCGATATGTCATCTTCATGCTGGAGGAAATCTATACCGAGAAATAGATGAACAGCAATGCATCGACTTGTTAAGGCAATCCATCCAATCGGTGAAGCTATTTCCGCACACGATTAACATCCGTCCGACCATTATTGCCATCCCTAAGACCGATAAAGGGTCGCCAGAGGCGTTATTACCACGTCTCGTCTCTATCCAAAAGCATTATCACCAAATGGTGACAGCTGATGGCGCTAATAAGGTATTAGGGGAGGCGCAAGACTACTACAAAATCTACACACGAGAAGCGTTAGAGAGACTCAAAGGCCAAGAACAAGACGGTCAACCCAACACGCTTGATGATTGGATGTTACCGTTTGTTAATCACGTCGATCTCGATACGTTGAAATACCCAGTAGTGTTGGTTCAAGAATATGGTTGGAGTCTATTTAGGTTGGCCTCTTCTGCTACGATGCTATTAGATAAATACGAGAGTGCGCATGTCTATCTTTCCAGTGAAGTCACCAACATAACAGCGAACCGGTCTAAATGGGTGATAAGTTATCAACAAGGTGAGCAGAATAGTGAGCTTGAGGTTGATTATCTTATCAATGCTTGTGGTTATGAAACTGGAACCGTCGATAATTTTATTAAGGCACCTCGAAGTCGATTAGTCGAATTTAAAGCGGCGTATGTTACCCAGTGGACTGGAATATCTGATACATGGCCTGAAGTGGTCTTTCATGGTGAGAGAGGAACGATCGATGGAATGGCCCAGCTTACGCCCTATGCCGATGGAATATTTCAATTACATGGTATGACTGATGAGATCACCTTGTTTAAAGATGGGTTAGTGTATAGCAATGACGATTGTGCTCAGCCGCAGTTGCCGGAATACTTGGTTTATAAAATCAAGAAAGGGTGGAATGAGATGCAGAAACGAGAAAGAACCGAACTTGCTATCAAACATATAAGCCGATTCATACCTAGTTTTTCTGAGGCGACGTTTGCTGGGAAGCCGTTATATGGTGCTCAACAAATTCCCGGAATGGATGCCTCACTCCGTGCTGCTGATGTCTCTTTTCATGGCTCTAATTATGCGCGAATAGAGATTGTAAAAGGATCTTCTGCTATTGAGGCTGCATTGAAGATAGTCGAGGGCATATTTAGCAACAACAATACTCTCGACAAAATACTCGTTGAGCGTTCGTCCAATCAAAAAGAGACGGTGTCTCTTGATGCAAGAGAGGTAGAGCAGCTTGCTATCCAGTTGGCCATTGAACGTGGTTATCCCGATGGATTAGCAAAGGTGAGCGGGTTAGATCCGCTCTATTAA